The Cryptosporangium minutisporangium genome includes a window with the following:
- a CDS encoding response regulator transcription factor: MITVAAVDDDPLVLQGLPAWLAPADTGLRVIDLAQSVEEFLAGRGRSADVVLLDVWLGDGSTVGDNVRAVIEAGPAVVTISTQDVTDLIVESIEAGALSYVHKSMDPTEIRAAVRAASLGHKYMTPALAFALRSDQRPTRPSLSLQETESLRLYASGLRMTDVARRLGVKPSTAKGYLDRVRAKYDDAGRAARTKLDLRERALEDGILRPSPALGPRAIRRIPS; this comes from the coding sequence ATGATCACGGTGGCCGCTGTCGACGACGATCCTCTGGTGTTGCAGGGACTACCGGCCTGGCTGGCGCCTGCCGACACCGGGCTCAGGGTGATCGACCTCGCCCAGTCGGTGGAGGAGTTCTTGGCCGGCCGGGGGCGCAGTGCGGACGTCGTCCTGCTGGACGTCTGGCTGGGTGACGGCAGCACGGTCGGCGACAACGTCCGCGCGGTGATCGAGGCGGGCCCCGCCGTCGTGACGATCAGCACCCAGGACGTCACCGACCTGATCGTCGAGTCGATCGAGGCGGGTGCACTGTCCTACGTGCACAAGAGCATGGACCCGACCGAGATCCGCGCCGCAGTGCGCGCGGCGTCGCTCGGGCACAAGTACATGACGCCGGCGCTCGCGTTCGCGCTCCGCAGCGATCAGCGGCCCACCAGGCCGTCGTTGAGCCTGCAGGAGACCGAGTCGCTCCGCCTGTACGCGTCCGGCTTGCGAATGACCGACGTGGCGCGCCGGCTCGGGGTGAAGCCGTCCACCGCGAAGGGGTACCTCGACCGGGTGCGGGCGAAGTACGACGACGCGGGCCGTGCCGCGCGTACGAAACTCGATCTCCGCGAACGTGCGCTGGAGGACGGCATCCTCCGTCCGTCGCCGGCGCTCGGGCCGCGGGCTATCCGCCGAATCCCTAGTTGA
- a CDS encoding sensor histidine kinase translates to MDGRDNGGRLREERVAAPAAGTVAQDALDASAARIALIFRVAWSVLTPVLAYPQAIAAGGVEPWQHAAVASSVVWGAAYAWFLRHGRLVPWVAAADSLLFCAYLALAPWILPAAYVGDPTTWVVGGASVAIFVASWSVTPVWTITLAAAESAAFLVGVVAAGKPLIGSHDNQAAIFLIQGLIAIVVVRLIRGGARRADATLDHVARARAELTVERSRLHSRRQFERNLHDTVLSTLTVVARGALGDRLDLVRARCGRDLALLDRLDDVPDTSGLFASIGWEAGCRAMPVRVALPSDEPRLPPGVVEALAGAVRESLSNVERHAGASSAELTATIVDGGVRIVVRDNGKGFDPTATTPEQTGVRRSIVERMAAVGGRARIDSAEGQGTEVTLTWRSPDDPGPLVAAVRNDPQPDEAAVAAGYRAGMARALVVIALAWLLYCGSLIVASRDAYQPFWLEVAAWAVILAVVVGVAVRGPTKPLPIVAMLGAQLLVLGSAVAGLAAIDGSDQVVLWINWIPGAIGWPLALIALHRPIAEYLGWSALVVAACVGAVLIEVGPDAQAVDRIVTALLCALILQLAVVMAYGLVRRNGALAEAGVQEAARIRDSRESLAAVAEDRQRWQRELGASLRPLVRGLAHGTLDPADPEVRARCAIEASRLRAMLAELSEAGEHSVWRRDMVSSLSGAAADRSATLEARIAPDFGEVPEPVRAELVAAVLAILRMTSPGEAVVTLSGGNRDASATVLLPVASERSAVKAAMWSLLNRVRAAIPGTVSTDVEEPGSSSFWVEVRWVS, encoded by the coding sequence ATGGACGGTAGGGACAACGGCGGAAGGCTCCGGGAAGAACGGGTCGCGGCACCGGCCGCCGGCACCGTCGCGCAAGACGCCCTGGACGCCTCCGCCGCACGCATCGCGCTGATCTTCCGGGTGGCGTGGTCGGTGCTCACGCCGGTACTGGCCTATCCGCAGGCGATCGCCGCGGGCGGCGTCGAGCCGTGGCAGCACGCCGCGGTCGCGAGCAGCGTGGTCTGGGGCGCGGCGTACGCGTGGTTCCTGCGGCACGGCCGATTAGTGCCGTGGGTCGCGGCCGCCGACAGCCTGCTGTTCTGCGCGTACCTCGCGCTGGCTCCATGGATCCTGCCCGCCGCGTACGTCGGCGACCCGACGACCTGGGTGGTCGGCGGCGCCAGCGTCGCGATCTTCGTGGCGTCCTGGTCGGTCACTCCGGTCTGGACGATCACGCTCGCGGCGGCGGAGAGCGCGGCTTTCCTGGTCGGCGTCGTCGCGGCAGGAAAGCCGTTGATCGGCAGCCACGACAACCAAGCCGCGATCTTCCTGATCCAGGGCCTCATCGCGATCGTGGTGGTTCGGCTGATCCGCGGCGGAGCCCGCCGGGCCGACGCGACGCTCGACCACGTCGCCAGGGCCCGCGCCGAGCTGACCGTCGAGCGCAGCCGCCTGCACAGCCGTCGCCAGTTCGAGCGCAACCTGCACGACACCGTGCTCAGCACGCTGACCGTCGTGGCCCGCGGCGCGCTGGGCGACCGGCTCGACCTCGTCCGGGCGCGCTGCGGGCGGGACCTGGCGCTGCTCGACCGGCTCGACGACGTCCCGGACACGTCCGGGCTGTTCGCGAGCATCGGGTGGGAGGCCGGCTGCCGGGCGATGCCCGTCCGGGTGGCGCTGCCCAGCGACGAGCCCCGCCTACCCCCGGGCGTGGTCGAGGCGCTCGCCGGTGCGGTGCGGGAGAGCCTCTCGAACGTCGAACGGCACGCCGGGGCCAGCAGCGCGGAGCTGACCGCGACGATCGTCGACGGCGGTGTGCGGATCGTCGTCCGGGACAACGGCAAGGGGTTCGATCCGACCGCGACGACGCCCGAACAGACCGGCGTTCGCCGGTCGATCGTCGAGCGGATGGCGGCGGTCGGTGGCCGGGCCCGGATCGACTCCGCGGAGGGGCAGGGCACCGAGGTCACGCTGACATGGCGCTCACCCGACGATCCGGGGCCGCTCGTCGCTGCGGTGCGCAACGATCCGCAGCCCGACGAAGCGGCGGTAGCTGCCGGCTACCGCGCGGGCATGGCCCGGGCGCTGGTCGTGATCGCGCTGGCCTGGCTCCTGTACTGCGGCTCGCTCATCGTCGCGTCGCGCGACGCGTACCAGCCGTTTTGGTTGGAGGTGGCGGCGTGGGCCGTGATCCTCGCGGTCGTGGTCGGCGTGGCGGTCCGCGGTCCGACCAAGCCGCTCCCGATCGTCGCGATGCTCGGCGCCCAGCTCCTCGTGCTGGGGTCGGCCGTCGCGGGGCTGGCCGCGATCGACGGTTCGGACCAGGTCGTGCTCTGGATCAACTGGATCCCGGGTGCGATCGGCTGGCCGCTGGCGCTGATCGCCCTGCACCGTCCGATCGCCGAGTACCTCGGGTGGTCCGCGCTCGTCGTCGCCGCGTGCGTCGGCGCGGTACTCATCGAGGTCGGCCCGGACGCGCAGGCCGTCGACCGGATCGTCACCGCGCTGCTCTGCGCGCTGATCCTGCAGCTGGCCGTCGTGATGGCCTACGGCCTGGTCCGGCGGAACGGGGCGCTGGCCGAGGCGGGCGTGCAGGAGGCCGCCCGGATCCGAGACAGCAGGGAATCGCTGGCGGCGGTCGCGGAGGATCGGCAGCGGTGGCAGCGCGAACTCGGTGCTTCGCTCCGTCCGCTGGTCCGCGGGCTGGCGCACGGCACGCTGGACCCCGCCGATCCCGAGGTACGCGCTCGGTGCGCGATCGAGGCCAGCCGGCTGCGCGCGATGCTCGCCGAGCTCTCCGAGGCCGGTGAGCACTCGGTGTGGCGACGCGACATGGTGTCGTCGCTCTCCGGGGCGGCCGCGGACCGCTCGGCGACGCTCGAGGCGCGGATCGCCCCCGACTTCGGTGAGGTCCCCGAGCCGGTGCGCGCCGAACTGGTCGCGGCGGTGCTCGCGATCCTGCGCATGACCAGCCCGGGCGAGGCGGTGGTCACGCTGAGCGGCGGCAATCGGGACGCGTCGGCGACCGTGCTGCTCCCCGTCGCGTCCGAGCGGTCGGCGGTCAAAGCAGCGATGTGGAGCTTGTTGAACCGGGTGCGGGCCGCGATTCCGGGAACGGTCAGTACGGATGTCGAAGAACCGGGTTCGAGCAGTTTCTGGGTGGAGGTGAGGTGGGTCTCATGA
- a CDS encoding cysteine dioxygenase family protein → MTINDTLPAPTLPGLRLGSLLQRLVADVDWASRVRYDVDRRWYGRLDVDAEVDASLDGVAVEAWLLSWWPGQRTGLHDHGGSAGAFAVVRGQLREDTVRTPSSAPPQLRSRTLRASEQRVFGPHHLHEVVNDGAEPAVSIHVYAPRLTRMTRYRWTEHGPEVTAVEKAGTDW, encoded by the coding sequence ATGACGATCAACGACACCCTGCCAGCCCCAACCCTGCCCGGCCTCCGCCTCGGGTCCCTGCTGCAACGACTGGTCGCCGACGTCGACTGGGCCTCCCGCGTCCGGTACGACGTCGACCGGCGCTGGTACGGCCGCCTCGACGTCGACGCGGAGGTCGACGCGTCCCTGGACGGCGTCGCGGTGGAGGCGTGGCTGCTGAGCTGGTGGCCCGGCCAGCGAACCGGCCTGCACGACCACGGTGGCTCCGCCGGCGCATTCGCCGTCGTCCGCGGACAGCTCCGTGAAGACACCGTCCGGACGCCGTCGAGCGCGCCGCCGCAGCTGCGCAGCCGGACGCTCCGGGCGTCCGAGCAGCGGGTCTTCGGCCCGCACCACCTGCACGAGGTGGTCAACGACGGCGCCGAGCCGGCGGTGAGCATCCACGTCTACGCACCGCGGCTGACCCGCATGACTCGCTACCGCTGGACCGAGCACGGCCCGGAGGTCACGGCCGTCGAGAAGGCCGGCACCGACTGGTAG
- a CDS encoding STAS domain-containing protein has translation MNLSVVVSSAGESGNVGVLRLSGELDIATSGTLRQSLDALRNEGRENLVLDLSGVTFCDSTGLGTVATHARWVMGVGGALVVCGLRPDVEAVFAISGLSTVLPTANSLDHAVELAAAGTSPN, from the coding sequence ATGAACTTGTCCGTCGTGGTGAGCAGTGCCGGGGAGTCCGGGAACGTCGGGGTGCTCCGGCTCTCCGGAGAACTCGACATTGCCACGTCCGGCACCCTGCGCCAATCCCTCGATGCGTTGCGTAACGAGGGTCGCGAGAACCTCGTCCTCGACCTGAGCGGCGTCACGTTCTGTGACTCGACCGGCCTCGGAACGGTCGCGACGCACGCCCGGTGGGTCATGGGTGTCGGTGGTGCTCTCGTCGTGTGTGGCCTGCGCCCGGACGTCGAGGCGGTGTTCGCGATCTCCGGCCTCTCCACTGTCCTCCCGACCGCAAACTCGCTCGACCACGCCGTCGAGCTCGCCGCGGCCGGTACGTCTCCTAACTAA
- a CDS encoding GAF domain-containing SpoIIE family protein phosphatase → MTDAESAASAGAPARSQVNGLIPPNEAERLRAVRRYDILDTPPDGAFDRIAALAARIFEVPVATVTIVDEDRIWFKATHGVEVTQIGRDPGLCASAILIDAPTAIEDATLDPVALNNPLVRGEFGLRYYAAAPITTSDGYHLGTVNVIDRVPRQTTAEELTTLQDLASIVVDELELRLSAIREVRLERRRREEVQRSKGQVEEVARTLQQTLLPPRMPQVPGMELSAFYHAAPLQEVGGDFYDVFPLGGRRWAISIGDVSGKGVQAAALTSLARYALRGAAIQTSDPSMVMAALNETIVADQAGQEVPRYCTAVFCVIEQTESGSAQVRLANGGHPPAVVCRADGSIERLTESGPMLGWLPDSRYPTLETLLGPGDGLLFYTDGITDARRYGQRFGEGRLAAALADRPHNNAKSLVRWVRNLMNEFDPPGYDDVAVISVSIEPQTITQRQLTAVWSAGD, encoded by the coding sequence ATGACCGACGCCGAGAGCGCAGCCTCCGCCGGCGCGCCGGCCCGTTCGCAGGTGAACGGCCTGATCCCGCCCAACGAGGCTGAGCGACTGCGGGCGGTCCGCCGGTACGACATCCTCGATACGCCCCCCGACGGGGCGTTCGACCGCATTGCGGCACTCGCCGCACGCATCTTCGAGGTTCCCGTCGCCACGGTGACGATCGTGGACGAAGACCGGATCTGGTTCAAGGCCACCCATGGCGTCGAGGTGACCCAGATAGGCCGTGACCCGGGACTCTGTGCTTCTGCAATTCTCATCGATGCCCCCACCGCGATCGAGGACGCGACCCTCGACCCCGTCGCATTGAACAACCCATTGGTCCGTGGCGAGTTCGGCCTGCGCTACTACGCCGCTGCGCCGATCACGACCAGCGACGGCTACCACCTCGGCACGGTGAACGTCATCGACCGGGTGCCGCGGCAAACCACCGCGGAGGAGTTGACGACGCTCCAGGACCTCGCGTCGATCGTCGTGGACGAGCTGGAGCTCCGGCTGTCCGCGATCCGCGAGGTGCGGCTGGAACGGCGTCGGCGGGAAGAGGTGCAACGCTCCAAGGGTCAGGTCGAGGAGGTCGCCCGCACGCTGCAGCAGACGCTGCTGCCGCCGCGGATGCCGCAAGTGCCCGGGATGGAACTCTCGGCGTTCTACCACGCGGCACCGCTGCAGGAGGTCGGCGGCGACTTCTACGACGTCTTCCCGCTGGGCGGACGGCGGTGGGCGATCTCGATCGGCGACGTCTCCGGCAAGGGCGTGCAGGCCGCGGCGCTCACGTCGCTCGCCCGGTACGCGCTGCGCGGCGCGGCGATCCAGACGTCGGACCCGTCGATGGTGATGGCCGCGCTGAACGAGACGATCGTCGCCGACCAGGCCGGGCAGGAGGTGCCGCGGTACTGCACCGCGGTGTTCTGCGTGATCGAGCAGACCGAGAGCGGTTCAGCGCAGGTGCGGCTCGCGAACGGCGGGCACCCGCCTGCCGTGGTGTGCCGGGCCGACGGCAGCATCGAGCGGCTCACCGAGTCCGGTCCGATGCTCGGCTGGCTGCCGGACAGCCGGTACCCGACGCTGGAGACGCTGCTCGGGCCCGGTGACGGGTTGCTGTTCTACACCGACGGCATCACCGACGCGCGCCGCTACGGACAGCGCTTCGGCGAGGGACGGCTGGCGGCGGCGCTCGCGGATCGTCCGCACAACAACGCGAAGTCGCTGGTGCGGTGGGTGCGGAATCTGATGAACGAGTTCGACCCGCCCGGTTACGACGACGTCGCCGTGATCTCGGTCAGCATCGAGCCCCAGACCATCACCCAACGCCAGCTCACCGCAGTCTGGTCAGCGGGAGACTAG
- a CDS encoding SpoIIE family protein phosphatase, translated as MTRRAPLPGDARSPALARALARDVVEECGLGSIADEVALLTTELSTNAVVHAGTAMQIEVVGDPASITVRVTDGSRAVLGPSLPPPMLAEGGRGLHLVDSLASEWGVAYGRQGKSVWFRLDVDDPVVTLAGSVPTPQADVPVEPVESAEPRWGLRREPGVGLGRKIRGRRGATVPAGGVSAGGLTIRPSSAPVPTGPAAAESSPIPAPKQLRRPVAGRTAAVVPAAEAAGWLTYLTDRVVHELEATELAQEILYRVCEVTGAAFGVLWVDEGSGVRALASVGITDDPIDPPVRLWPDDPPRPRNADLLPPTGALATAGAGVALSVALPSSPPIRGRLELGLPAGSLFRSADAVFALLAAERLAVSLDAARLRDTEQTRRGDLAFLADASELLASSLDVDLTLALVAQLCVPRLGEWCVIHTLDDAGDPELVVAVHNDERGVPELEDAFLAPEGAVLRERIRAATVTHAATPLTGGLSGLVLPLTARREVVGTMSIGDPPGRRHTSEEVAIAVDLARRAALSVDNARLYSERDSVAEALQSALLPASLPVAEGLEFAAQYRPTGESNEVGGDFYDVLPLGDDRWLLAIGDVCGKGPQAASVTGMVRDVLRTLAREGRDLPYALAALNRALVEEADLVREGGGPATGQTVFCTVAAALAERREGGLRLRLCLAGHPLPFLVRAGGGAEPVGIGGMAAGLTDHIEVEEVTVDLGRGDALVFYTDGVTERRRGDLQFGEEGVAEVLAGVGGLSAADIAARLRTAATDFGDGPLRDDLAILALRAAP; from the coding sequence CGACGAGGTCGCGTTGCTGACCACCGAACTCTCGACGAACGCCGTGGTCCACGCCGGTACCGCCATGCAGATCGAGGTCGTCGGCGACCCGGCCAGCATCACGGTCCGGGTCACCGACGGCAGCCGTGCCGTGCTGGGCCCCTCGCTCCCGCCGCCGATGCTGGCCGAGGGCGGCCGGGGCCTGCACCTGGTCGACTCGCTGGCGTCCGAGTGGGGCGTCGCGTACGGACGGCAGGGCAAATCGGTCTGGTTCCGCCTCGACGTCGACGACCCGGTGGTGACGCTCGCCGGGTCGGTCCCGACCCCGCAGGCGGACGTCCCGGTCGAACCGGTCGAGTCGGCCGAACCCCGCTGGGGGCTGCGCCGCGAGCCGGGCGTCGGCCTGGGGCGAAAGATCCGCGGACGCCGGGGCGCGACGGTACCGGCGGGCGGCGTCTCCGCCGGTGGGCTCACGATCCGGCCGTCGTCCGCGCCGGTGCCCACGGGGCCGGCGGCGGCCGAGTCGTCCCCGATCCCGGCGCCGAAGCAGCTGCGCCGCCCGGTCGCCGGTCGCACCGCGGCGGTGGTTCCCGCCGCTGAGGCGGCAGGCTGGCTGACGTACCTCACCGATCGGGTGGTGCACGAGCTCGAAGCCACCGAGCTGGCCCAGGAGATCCTCTACCGGGTCTGCGAGGTCACCGGTGCGGCGTTCGGCGTCCTCTGGGTGGACGAGGGCTCGGGCGTCCGGGCACTGGCCTCCGTCGGGATCACCGACGACCCGATCGACCCGCCGGTGCGGCTCTGGCCGGACGATCCGCCGCGGCCACGCAACGCCGACCTGCTGCCGCCGACCGGGGCACTGGCCACCGCCGGTGCCGGGGTCGCGCTCTCGGTGGCGCTCCCGTCGAGCCCGCCGATCCGCGGCCGGCTCGAACTGGGTCTCCCGGCCGGCAGCCTGTTCCGGTCGGCCGACGCGGTCTTCGCGCTGCTGGCCGCCGAACGTCTCGCGGTGAGCCTGGACGCCGCCCGGCTCCGCGACACCGAGCAGACCCGCCGCGGCGACCTGGCGTTCCTCGCCGACGCCAGCGAGCTGCTCGCCTCCTCGCTCGACGTCGACCTGACGCTTGCGCTGGTCGCGCAGCTCTGCGTGCCGCGGCTGGGCGAGTGGTGCGTGATCCACACGCTCGACGACGCCGGCGATCCGGAGCTGGTCGTCGCCGTCCACAACGACGAGCGCGGCGTCCCCGAACTGGAGGACGCGTTCCTCGCGCCGGAGGGCGCCGTACTCCGGGAGCGGATCCGGGCCGCCACGGTCACCCACGCGGCGACGCCGCTGACCGGTGGGCTGTCGGGATTGGTGCTTCCGCTCACCGCACGGCGCGAGGTCGTCGGCACGATGTCGATCGGTGATCCGCCCGGACGTCGGCACACGTCCGAGGAGGTCGCGATCGCGGTCGACCTGGCTCGGCGGGCGGCGCTGTCGGTCGACAACGCGCGGCTCTACTCCGAGCGTGACTCGGTGGCCGAGGCGCTGCAGAGCGCGCTGCTCCCGGCCTCGCTGCCGGTCGCTGAGGGCCTGGAGTTCGCGGCGCAGTACCGGCCGACCGGGGAGAGCAACGAGGTCGGTGGCGACTTCTACGACGTCCTGCCGCTCGGCGACGACCGGTGGCTGCTGGCGATCGGCGACGTCTGCGGCAAGGGACCGCAGGCCGCGTCGGTGACCGGCATGGTGCGCGACGTACTGCGCACGCTGGCGCGGGAGGGGCGCGACCTGCCGTACGCGCTGGCCGCGCTGAACCGGGCGCTCGTGGAGGAAGCCGATCTGGTGCGGGAGGGTGGCGGGCCGGCCACCGGGCAGACGGTGTTCTGCACGGTCGCGGCCGCGCTGGCCGAGCGGCGGGAGGGCGGGCTGCGGCTGCGGCTCTGCCTCGCCGGGCATCCGCTGCCGTTCCTGGTGCGCGCGGGCGGTGGCGCCGAGCCGGTCGGGATCGGTGGGATGGCGGCCGGGTTGACCGACCACATCGAAGTCGAAGAGGTCACGGTCGATCTCGGGCGCGGTGACGCGCTGGTGTTCTACACCGACGGGGTGACCGAGCGGCGCCGTGGTGACCTGCAGTTCGGCGAGGAGGGTGTGGCGGAGGTGCTGGCCGGCGTCGGCGGCCTCTCCGCCGCCGACATCGCCGCCCGCCTGCGGACCGCCGCCACCGATTTCGGCGACGGCCCGCTCCGAGACGACCTCGCAATACTGGCGCTCCGCGCGGCGCCCTAG